One genomic window of Streptomyces sp. WP-1 includes the following:
- a CDS encoding cobalamin biosynthesis protein, whose product MAADRSYAYGAAAGLLGDLLLGDPRRGHPVAAFGRAAAAVEGALWHDHRGWGTLHTTVCAGGAVALGALAAHVVRPSPAASAALTAAAAWAVVGGTSLAREAEAIGAALTAGDIETARARLPHLCGRDPQALDADGIARAVVESVAENTSDAVVGALVWGAAAGVPGLLGFRAVNTLDAMVGHKSARYRRFGWASARLDDVAGWPGARLTAVLAAAAGPDPRGALRAWRADARRHPSPNAGPVEASFAGALGVRLGGTLSYGGRVEHRPVLNGAAGRAVQVPDIGRAVRLSRRVGLLALGTTLAARLFVNGPKGRGK is encoded by the coding sequence ATGGCCGCCGATCGCAGTTACGCGTACGGCGCCGCCGCCGGACTTCTCGGCGACCTCCTCCTCGGCGATCCCCGCCGCGGGCACCCGGTCGCCGCGTTCGGACGTGCGGCCGCCGCTGTCGAGGGCGCGTTGTGGCACGACCACCGCGGCTGGGGCACCCTGCACACCACCGTGTGCGCCGGTGGCGCCGTCGCGCTCGGAGCGCTGGCCGCACACGTCGTACGCCCCTCCCCCGCCGCCTCCGCCGCCCTGACCGCCGCGGCCGCCTGGGCCGTCGTCGGCGGCACCTCCCTCGCCCGCGAGGCCGAGGCCATCGGGGCCGCCCTGACGGCCGGGGACATCGAGACGGCCCGCGCCCGGCTGCCGCATCTGTGCGGCCGGGACCCGCAGGCGCTGGACGCCGACGGGATCGCACGGGCCGTGGTCGAGTCGGTCGCCGAGAACACCTCCGACGCGGTCGTGGGCGCCCTGGTGTGGGGCGCGGCCGCCGGGGTGCCGGGGCTGCTGGGCTTCCGGGCCGTCAACACCCTGGACGCGATGGTGGGTCACAAGTCCGCCCGGTACCGCCGCTTCGGCTGGGCGTCCGCGCGCCTGGACGACGTGGCCGGCTGGCCGGGGGCCCGGCTGACCGCCGTCCTCGCCGCCGCGGCCGGACCCGATCCGCGCGGCGCCCTGCGGGCCTGGCGCGCGGACGCCCGCCGCCATCCGAGCCCCAACGCCGGTCCCGTGGAGGCGTCCTTCGCGGGCGCCCTCGGCGTCCGCCTGGGCGGCACCCTCTCCTACGGCGGCCGCGTCGAACACCGGCCCGTGCTCAACGGCGCTGCCGGACGGGCCGTACAAGTCCCCGACATCGGGCGGGCCGTACGGCTCTCCCGGCGCGTCGGCCTGCTCGCGCTCGGCACCACACTCGCCGCGCGCCTTTTCGTCAACGGACCGAAGGGACGCGGGAAGTGA
- a CDS encoding cobyric acid synthase, protein MNGGLLVAGTTSDAGKSVVTAGICRWLVRQGVKVAPFKAQNMSLNSFVTREGAEIGRAQAMQAQACRIEPTAQMNPVLLKPGGEQSSQVVLLGKPVGEMSARGYHGGRRQRLLGTVLDCLAELRGQYDAVICEGAGSPAEINLRRTDIVNMGIARGARLPVLVVGDIDRGGVFASFFGTVALLSPEDQELVAGFLVNKFRGDVSLLEPGLDMLKGLTGRPAYGVLPFRHGLGIDEEDGLRVSLRGTVRESAVAPPLGADVLRVAVCAIPLMSNFTDVDALAAEPGVVVRFVDRPEELADADLVVVPGTRGTVRALRWLRERGLADALARRAAEHRPVLGICGGFQILGEHIEDDVESRAGAVPGLGLLPVRVRFAREKTLTRPAGRALGEPVEGYEIHHGVARVTGGEAFLDGCRVGATWGTHWHGSLESDGFRRAFLREVAAAAGRRFVPAPDTSFAALREEQLDRLGDLIEQHADTDALWRLIESGAPQGLPFIPPGAPA, encoded by the coding sequence GTGAACGGTGGTCTCCTCGTCGCCGGCACCACCTCCGACGCCGGCAAGAGCGTCGTGACGGCCGGGATCTGCCGGTGGCTGGTGCGCCAGGGCGTGAAGGTCGCGCCGTTCAAGGCGCAGAACATGTCCCTCAACTCCTTCGTCACCCGTGAGGGCGCCGAGATCGGCCGGGCGCAGGCCATGCAGGCCCAGGCGTGCCGGATCGAGCCGACCGCGCAGATGAACCCCGTGCTGCTCAAGCCGGGCGGCGAGCAGAGCAGCCAGGTGGTGCTGCTGGGCAAACCGGTGGGCGAGATGAGCGCGCGCGGCTACCACGGCGGGCGCCGGCAGCGGCTGCTGGGCACGGTGCTGGACTGCCTGGCCGAGCTGCGCGGGCAGTACGACGCGGTGATCTGCGAGGGCGCGGGCAGCCCGGCCGAGATCAATCTGCGCCGCACCGACATCGTCAACATGGGGATCGCGCGCGGCGCCCGGCTGCCCGTGCTCGTCGTCGGCGACATCGACCGCGGCGGCGTCTTCGCCTCCTTCTTCGGCACCGTCGCCCTGCTCTCCCCCGAGGACCAGGAACTGGTCGCCGGGTTCCTGGTGAACAAGTTCCGCGGTGACGTCTCGCTGCTGGAGCCGGGCCTCGACATGCTCAAGGGCCTCACCGGGCGGCCGGCGTACGGCGTGCTGCCGTTCCGGCACGGACTCGGGATCGACGAGGAGGACGGCCTCCGCGTCTCCCTGCGGGGCACGGTGCGGGAGTCGGCCGTCGCTCCCCCGCTCGGCGCGGACGTGCTGCGCGTCGCCGTGTGCGCGATCCCGCTGATGTCCAACTTCACCGACGTGGACGCGCTCGCCGCCGAACCCGGCGTCGTGGTGCGGTTCGTGGACCGCCCGGAGGAGCTGGCCGACGCCGACCTGGTCGTCGTCCCCGGCACCCGGGGCACCGTCCGGGCGCTGCGGTGGCTGCGCGAGCGCGGCCTCGCCGACGCGCTCGCCCGCAGGGCCGCCGAGCACCGGCCCGTGCTCGGCATCTGCGGCGGCTTCCAGATCCTCGGCGAGCACATCGAGGACGACGTGGAGTCGCGGGCCGGCGCGGTCCCCGGCCTCGGACTGCTGCCCGTGCGGGTGCGGTTCGCCCGCGAGAAGACCCTCACCCGCCCCGCCGGCCGGGCCCTCGGCGAACCGGTCGAGGGGTACGAGATCCACCACGGCGTCGCCCGCGTCACGGGAGGCGAAGCCTTCCTGGACGGCTGCCGGGTCGGCGCGACCTGGGGCACCCACTGGCACGGCTCACTGGAGTCGGACGGCTTCCGCCGGGCCTTCCTGCGCGAGGTGGCCGCCGCCGCGGGCCGCCGCTTCGTGCCCGCGCCGGACACCTCCTTCGCCGCGCTGCGCGAGGAGCAGCTGGACCGGCTCGGCGATCTGATCGAACAGCACGCGGACACGGACGCGCTGTGGCGGCTCATCGAGTCCGGCGCGCCGCAAGGACTGCCCTTCATCCCACCGGGAGCGCCCGCATGA
- a CDS encoding inorganic phosphate transporter codes for MESFSLILAIVVVTALAFDFTNGFHDTANAMATTISTGAMKPKLAVAMSATLNLVGAFLSVEVANTISKGLVDESGIRPEVIFAALVGAILWNLLTWLVGLPSSSSHALMGGLIGAAVASAGFGAVHGGVLVTKVLLPAVAAPVVAGIAALVATRLSYGAGTRTEGEATRKGFRVGQVASAALVSLAHGTNDAQKTMGIITLALIAGGAIAPGSNPPTWVILSAGLAIALGTYIGGWRIIRTMGTGLTDLEPRQGFAAQTSAATAILASSHLGFSLSTTHVVSGAVMGSGLGRKGGVVRWSTATRMAVAWVLTLPAAALVGAGAEAVTELGDGGTAAVAVFLVAASAWIYKLSRREVIDHTNVVADPAAEPSGVVTTAIAAVSPPPAGTITEDLTATIPAPAQAPAAGPAAPAAAAPPAATV; via the coding sequence ATGGAAAGCTTCTCGCTGATCCTCGCGATTGTGGTGGTCACCGCACTCGCGTTTGATTTCACGAACGGTTTCCACGACACCGCGAACGCGATGGCCACCACCATCTCCACCGGCGCGATGAAGCCGAAGCTCGCGGTAGCCATGTCCGCCACCCTCAACCTGGTGGGCGCCTTCCTCTCCGTGGAGGTCGCCAACACGATCTCCAAGGGACTCGTCGACGAGAGCGGCATCCGCCCCGAGGTCATCTTCGCCGCCCTGGTCGGCGCGATCCTCTGGAACCTGCTGACCTGGCTGGTGGGCCTGCCCTCCAGTTCCTCGCACGCCCTGATGGGCGGTCTGATCGGCGCCGCCGTCGCCTCCGCCGGATTCGGCGCCGTGCACGGCGGGGTCCTGGTCACCAAGGTGCTGCTGCCCGCGGTCGCCGCGCCGGTCGTGGCGGGGATCGCCGCGCTGGTGGCCACCCGGCTCTCCTACGGCGCCGGCACCAGGACCGAGGGCGAGGCCACCCGCAAGGGCTTCCGCGTCGGCCAGGTCGCCTCCGCCGCGCTGGTCTCCCTCGCGCACGGCACCAACGACGCGCAGAAGACGATGGGCATCATCACCCTCGCGCTGATCGCGGGCGGCGCCATCGCCCCCGGCTCCAACCCTCCCACCTGGGTGATCCTCTCCGCGGGCCTCGCCATCGCGCTCGGCACCTACATCGGCGGCTGGCGCATCATCCGCACCATGGGCACGGGCCTGACCGATCTGGAGCCCCGGCAGGGCTTCGCCGCGCAGACCAGCGCCGCGACCGCCATCCTGGCCTCCTCCCACCTCGGCTTCTCCCTCTCCACCACCCATGTCGTCTCCGGCGCGGTGATGGGCTCGGGTCTCGGCCGCAAGGGCGGTGTGGTCCGCTGGTCCACCGCGACCCGGATGGCCGTCGCCTGGGTGCTCACCCTGCCGGCCGCCGCGCTGGTCGGCGCGGGCGCCGAGGCCGTCACCGAACTCGGTGACGGGGGCACCGCGGCGGTCGCCGTCTTCCTGGTCGCCGCGAGCGCCTGGATCTACAAGCTGTCCCGGCGCGAGGTCATCGACCACACCAATGTGGTCGCCGACCCGGCCGCGGAGCCCTCCGGCGTGGTGACCACCGCCATCGCCGCGGTGAGCCCCCCGCCCGCCGGCACGATCACCGAGGACCTCACGGCCACCATCCCGGCCCCCGCACAGGCCCCGGCCGCCGGACCGGCGGCCCCCGCCGCCGCGGCCCCGCCGGCCGCCACCGTCTGA